In one window of Acidimicrobiales bacterium DNA:
- the pyrH gene encoding UMP kinase has translation MPPTGEKPRWQRVILKLSGEALASSASDETIDADVVERLAGEVAAARADLEVEIAVVVGGGNIWRGTTGAGSGLDRATSDYMGMLGTAINALAFQDALERHGQATRVLSAIQMAEVAEPYIRRRAMRHLEKGRVVVFAAGTGNPFFTTDTTAALRAAEIEAQGILKGTHSGVDGVYSADPKQDPTATRFDEIGFMDVISQDLRVMDLTAITLCRDNSVPILVFDVMTGGNIMRALRGEPIGTLIR, from the coding sequence GTGCCACCCACCGGCGAGAAGCCGCGCTGGCAGCGCGTGATCCTCAAGCTGTCGGGCGAGGCCCTCGCCAGCTCGGCGTCGGACGAGACCATCGACGCCGACGTGGTCGAGCGGTTGGCCGGGGAGGTGGCGGCGGCCCGCGCCGATCTCGAGGTGGAGATCGCCGTGGTAGTGGGGGGAGGCAACATCTGGCGGGGGACGACGGGCGCCGGCTCGGGCCTGGACCGCGCCACGTCGGACTACATGGGGATGTTGGGCACCGCCATCAACGCCCTCGCCTTCCAGGACGCTCTCGAGCGCCACGGCCAGGCCACCCGGGTGCTGTCCGCCATCCAGATGGCGGAGGTGGCCGAGCCCTACATCCGGCGGCGGGCCATGCGGCACCTGGAAAAGGGGCGGGTGGTGGTCTTCGCCGCCGGCACGGGGAACCCGTTCTTCACGACCGACACGACCGCCGCCCTGCGGGCCGCCGAGATCGAGGCCCAGGGGATCCTCAAGGGGACCCACTCGGGCGTGGACGGGGTGTACAGCGCCGATCCCAAGCAGGATCCCACCGCCACCCGGTTCGACGAGATCGGGTTCATGGACGTGATCTCCCAGGACCTGCGGGTCATGGACCTCACCGCCATCACCCTGTGCCGGGACAACTCGGTTCCGATCCTGGTCTTCGACGTGATGACCGGGGGCAACATCATGCGGGCCCTGCGGGGGGAGCCGATCGGTACGCTGATCCGGTGA
- the frr gene encoding ribosome recycling factor, with product MDDDSLVGVAMAEAREKMARAVSHAQEEFAAVRTGRAAPALIERIKVDYYGTEVPLRQIAGFNVPEARLLVVTPYDKASIKAIEKALQNSDLGINPSNDGQVIRLAFPPLTEERRKDLVKVVRHKAEEARVAVRNLRRASRHDLEGLEKEGEISSDELERAEKELERLTHEQVAEIDRVLQHKEQELLEV from the coding sequence ATGGACGACGACTCGCTGGTGGGCGTGGCCATGGCCGAGGCCCGGGAGAAGATGGCCAGGGCCGTCTCCCACGCCCAGGAGGAGTTCGCCGCCGTGCGCACGGGGCGGGCGGCCCCGGCCCTGATCGAGCGGATCAAGGTCGACTACTACGGGACGGAGGTGCCCCTCCGCCAGATCGCCGGCTTCAACGTCCCCGAGGCCCGGCTCCTCGTCGTCACCCCGTACGACAAGGCGTCCATCAAGGCCATCGAGAAGGCCCTGCAGAACTCCGACCTCGGCATCAATCCCTCCAACGACGGCCAGGTGATCCGCCTGGCGTTCCCCCCGCTCACGGAGGAGCGCCGCAAGGACCTGGTGAAGGTGGTGCGCCACAAGGCCGAGGAGGCCCGGGTGGCGGTCCGCAACCTCCGCCGGGCCTCCCGGCACGACCTGGAGGGTCTCGAGAAGGAGGGCGAGATCTCCTCCGACGAGCTGGAGCGGGCGGAGAAGGAGCTGGAGCGCCTGACCCACGAGCAGGTGGCCGAGATCGATCGCGTGCTCCAGCACAAGGAGCAGGAGCTGCTCGAGGTCTAG